TACTTACTTTGACAAAGTTTTCGAGGAACTGAACGAGTTCTTGAAGAGAGGAGATTTTTTGGTCGGTAATTAAAATGTGAGCGTCTTCGACGACTGATTGCATTTTGTCCGGGTCGGTTACAAGGTAAGCAGAAACAAAGCCACGATCGAACTCCATTCCTTCCTTGTATTCAACAGAAAGGCCTAAGCCCTTGCCCTCTTCTACGGTTACAACGCCGTCTGGACCAACTTTCTGCAGAGCTTCTGCAATAAGCTTGCCGATTTCCTGGTCGGCTGCAGAAATTGTAGCTATTTTTTCGATTTCATCTGCAGCTACCTTTTTAGTCATTTTTCGAAGTTCCGCGACTACTGCTTCTGTTGCCTTTTCGACTCCACGTTTAAGAATCATTGGGTTTGCACCAGCTGTAATGTTTTTGAGGCCTTCTTCGACTATTGCTTGAGCGAGAACTGTGGCTGTGGTTGTACCATCTCCGGCAACGTCGGATGTTTTACTGGCTGCTTCTTTAACAAGACTCGCACCCATGTTTTCGAATGGATCTTCGAGTTCAACTTCTTTTGCGACAGTTACGCCGTCGTGGATAACGCTTGGGGCGCCCCACTTTTTGTCGAGTGCGACGTTTCTACCTTTGGGGCCGAGAGTGGTAGCTACTGCGTTTGCGAGCTTATCGACTCCGGATTTTAATTTTGTTCGTGCGTCTTCTGCGTATAAAATTTGCTTCGCCATTTTATTTAGTTTGTAGTTTGTAGGTGGTAGTGGGTAGTTATTTAGTAACTACAGCCATTAAATCCTCAAACTTTATAAGTAACATTTCGCGACCGTCGACTTTAACTTCGTTTCCGCCCCACTTTTTGTAAACGACCCTGTCCCCTACTTTTACCGGGCAAGAAATTGTTTTTCCGTCAGTCACTTCATCTGGACCGCAAGCAACAACTTTACCTTCTTGAGGTTTTTCGTCGGCAGAATCAGGAAGGACAATTCCGGAAGCAGTTTTAGTTTCTTTTGGAGCAGGTTCTATGAGTACGTATCCAGCTAATGGTTTAATCATGACAATCGTTTATCGTTAATTGTTGATCGTAATTGATCAGAGCAGAATTATAAGGATAAATTACAAAAAGCGCAAGCACTATGTGATTGCGATTGCTAATATGATAGCAAAAATTTATGGTTTGTCAACCCCGTCTTCTTCGAGCCCTCTTCCTTGAAGAGCAATCTCGAGAAACAGAGCAGTTCCGGGGCCTATCCTTCCGTTTTTATTTAATGTCGCAAGGTCAAATTTTTCAGAATCGGACAGGATGTAGAAAGGGGTATGGCTGACAGAGAGAAGGGCGTCGAGGGTGATTGTTATATTTCGGCGCTCATTTGGATTTGAGCTTTCTCTAAAATCGTTCCATGATGTCAATTCTTGACCATTGCTGCGTCTGCCGATGAAAAGTTCTGCTGGTGTAACATCAAACGGTTGATCGTGAAGAGCATTGTAAAGTATGCTTGCAAAGGCAAGCCTTTCTGGGGACAAAGTAGCCTTTCTTTCTTTTGGTAAGCGAGGTCTGCGTTCAGCCATGGGCGGAAATTATATTCGAAGAATTTAAAAAAGTCTAATTCTTGCGATAGATTAGATGATTGTTTTATTGACGCTTGCTGACCGCTTCCATGAAGGCCATGTAAAGTGGGTGTGGGTTAAGTGGGCGGGATTTAAGTTCGGGGTGGAATTGCGTGCCGAGGAAGAACGGGTGGTCTTTGAGCTCGAGAGCTTCGACAAGTTTACCGTCTTTTGTGGTTGCCGCGATCTGCAAGCCGTTTTTCTCGAATACTTCTTTATATTTATTATTAAATTCGTATCGGTGACGATGGCGGTCGGAACCTGTAAGCTTTTTGTAGGCTCTCGCGAATTTTGTGCCAGGTTTGGCCTTCCACTCCCAAGCGCCTAGTCTCTGAGTTCCTCCGAGGTCTTGCTTCTCTACTTTGTCTTTTTGCGTTTCCATTACGTGAATGATTGGATGTTTTGTTTTGGGGTTAATCTCTGTTGTGTTGGCGTCTTTGTAGCCGCAAACGTTTCTGGCAAATTCGATAGCGGCAAGCTGCATGCCGTAGCAAAGGCCAAAATAAGGAACGTTGTTTTCGCGCGCGTACTTAATAGATTTAATGATGCCTTCTACCGCCCTTGAGCCATAACCGCCAGGAACTATAATTCCATCAAACCCTTCGAGGATTTTTGTACCCTCTTTTTCTACATCCGCGCTGTCGATCCAGACAATTTTAGGTTTGATGCCGAATTTGG
This DNA window, taken from Candidatus Curtissbacteria bacterium, encodes the following:
- a CDS encoding co-chaperone GroES, giving the protein MIKPLAGYVLIEPAPKETKTASGIVLPDSADEKPQEGKVVACGPDEVTDGKTISCPVKVGDRVVYKKWGGNEVKVDGREMLLIKFEDLMAVVTK